A region from the Simiduia sp. 21SJ11W-1 genome encodes:
- the ybeY gene encoding rRNA maturation RNase YbeY, which produces MITVDTEIESQAPSLPTQTQLERWVGAAVGNRRPEAEVSLLIVDEAHGQQLNRDYRGKDYPTNVLSFPADLPPEVDLPLLGDLVVCAPVVAREAREQNKALEAHWAHMLVHGTLHLLGFDHQEDDEADAMEALETEILVALGYPAPYADRDS; this is translated from the coding sequence ATGATCACAGTCGATACGGAAATCGAAAGCCAAGCACCTAGCCTGCCCACCCAAACCCAGCTGGAGCGCTGGGTGGGCGCGGCCGTCGGCAACAGGCGCCCTGAGGCAGAGGTGAGCCTGCTGATTGTGGATGAAGCCCACGGCCAACAACTCAACCGCGACTACCGCGGCAAAGACTACCCCACCAACGTGCTCTCTTTCCCGGCGGATCTGCCGCCGGAAGTAGACCTCCCCTTGCTGGGTGATCTGGTGGTGTGCGCCCCGGTTGTGGCCCGTGAGGCCCGCGAGCAAAACAAGGCGCTAGAGGCCCATTGGGCGCACATGTTGGTGCACGGCACCCTGCACCTGCTGGGCTTTGACCACCAGGAAGATGACGAGGCCGATGCGATGGAAGCCCTGGAAACTGAGATACTTGTGGCATTGGGCTACCCTGCCCCCTATGCAGACCGCGATTCTTAA
- a CDS encoding PhoH family protein, translating to MNTADTQTPEAPATETRNTFTLEPHDANRLASLCGPMNEHLKQIEQRLNISIHNHGADFALIGEASAANAGQHILKRLYAELGEKPLLTADEVHLALQQSDVEAINAESPQSPAGMTLIRTAKCTVRPRGANQQRYVKAVQGNDINFGIGPAGTGKTYLAVACAVEALLKDEVERILLVRPAVEAGEKLGFLPGDLSQKVDPYLRPLYDALYEMLGFDTVGKLIERNVIEVAPLAYMRGRTLNNSFVILDESQNTTREQMKMFLTRIGFGSTAVITGDPSQIDLPRGQHSGLKHVMEVLKNVAGISFTHFLSKDVVRHPLVQRIVEAYEEHEEQQPDDQRR from the coding sequence TTGAATACCGCCGACACCCAAACCCCCGAGGCCCCGGCCACCGAAACCCGCAATACATTCACCTTAGAGCCCCACGACGCCAACCGGCTAGCCAGCCTTTGCGGGCCCATGAACGAACACCTGAAACAAATCGAGCAGCGGCTGAATATCAGTATTCACAACCACGGTGCCGATTTCGCCCTTATTGGCGAGGCCAGCGCCGCCAATGCCGGCCAGCACATTCTCAAACGCCTGTATGCAGAGCTTGGCGAAAAGCCCCTGCTCACCGCCGATGAAGTCCACCTGGCGCTGCAACAATCCGATGTTGAAGCCATCAATGCAGAGAGCCCCCAAAGCCCCGCCGGCATGACGCTCATTCGCACAGCCAAGTGCACCGTGCGCCCGCGCGGCGCCAACCAGCAGCGCTATGTGAAGGCCGTGCAGGGCAACGACATCAACTTCGGCATTGGCCCGGCCGGTACCGGTAAAACCTACCTGGCGGTGGCCTGCGCGGTAGAAGCGCTGCTTAAAGATGAGGTAGAGCGCATATTGCTGGTGCGCCCGGCGGTGGAAGCCGGTGAAAAACTCGGCTTTTTACCCGGCGATTTATCCCAAAAGGTAGACCCATACCTGCGCCCGCTGTACGACGCCCTCTACGAAATGCTGGGGTTCGACACAGTCGGCAAACTCATTGAGCGCAATGTGATTGAAGTGGCACCGCTGGCCTATATGCGCGGGCGCACCCTCAACAACTCCTTTGTGATTTTGGATGAAAGCCAAAACACCACCCGCGAGCAAATGAAGATGTTCCTTACCCGCATCGGCTTTGGCTCAACGGCCGTGATCACTGGCGACCCTTCGCAAATCGACCTGCCCCGTGGCCAGCATTCCGGCCTGAAGCATGTGATGGAAGTACTCAAAAACGTGGCGGGCATCAGCTTTACCCACTTCCTCTCCAAAGATGTGGTGCGCCACCCGCTGGTGCAGCGCATTGTAGAGGCCTACGAAGAACACGAAGAGCAACAACCCGACGACCAGCGCCGATGA
- the miaB gene encoding tRNA (N6-isopentenyl adenosine(37)-C2)-methylthiotransferase MiaB has translation MSTSEKAVKKLYIKTHGCQMNEYDSARMRDLLGDAHQMVTTDNPEEADVLLINTCSIREKAQEKLFHQLGRWKHYKDTRPDVVIGVGGCVASQEGAAISERAPFVDLIFGPQTLHRLPEMIETKRDSGAVVVDVSFPEIEKFDRLPQPEADGATAFVSIMEGCSKYCTFCVVPYTRGEEVSRPLDAVLTEVAHLAAQGVREINLLGQNVNAYRGDMADGQVADLAELITYVAAIDGIDRIRFTTSHPVEFSDSLIEVYGKVPELVSHLHLPVQSGSDRILAAMKRGHTALEYKSKLRRIKKIRPDICFSSDFIVGFPGETEADFEATMKLIEDMNFDLSFSFIYSRRPGTPASDLPDDTPEEVKKQRLQRLQHQINQQAQIIARQMVGNTERVLVTGVSKKDPGQLSGRTENNRVVNFRCDQAELIGKFADVLIEEALPNSLRGTLISSELDA, from the coding sequence ATGTCTACATCTGAAAAAGCCGTAAAGAAGCTCTACATCAAGACGCACGGCTGCCAGATGAACGAGTACGACTCTGCCCGCATGCGCGATCTGCTGGGCGACGCTCATCAAATGGTGACCACCGACAACCCGGAAGAAGCCGACGTACTACTCATCAATACCTGCTCTATTCGTGAAAAAGCCCAAGAGAAGCTGTTTCACCAACTGGGCCGCTGGAAGCACTACAAAGACACCCGCCCCGATGTGGTTATTGGCGTGGGCGGCTGTGTGGCCAGCCAGGAGGGCGCGGCCATCAGCGAGCGCGCGCCCTTTGTAGACCTGATTTTTGGCCCCCAAACCCTGCACCGCCTGCCCGAGATGATTGAAACCAAGCGCGATTCGGGTGCCGTGGTGGTGGATGTGAGCTTCCCGGAAATTGAAAAGTTCGACCGCCTGCCGCAGCCCGAAGCCGATGGCGCCACGGCGTTTGTATCAATCATGGAAGGCTGCTCGAAATACTGCACCTTCTGCGTGGTGCCCTACACCCGCGGTGAGGAAGTCTCCCGCCCGCTGGACGCCGTACTCACCGAGGTGGCGCACCTGGCGGCGCAGGGCGTGCGCGAAATCAACCTGCTGGGCCAGAACGTAAACGCCTACCGCGGCGACATGGCCGATGGCCAGGTGGCCGATCTGGCCGAGCTGATCACCTATGTGGCCGCCATCGACGGCATCGACCGCATCCGTTTTACCACCAGCCACCCGGTAGAATTTTCAGATTCGCTGATCGAGGTGTACGGCAAGGTGCCAGAGCTCGTAAGCCACCTGCACCTGCCGGTGCAATCGGGTTCAGACCGCATTCTGGCGGCCATGAAACGTGGCCACACCGCACTGGAGTACAAGTCCAAGCTGCGCCGCATCAAGAAAATCCGCCCCGACATCTGCTTTTCGTCAGATTTCATTGTGGGCTTTCCCGGCGAAACCGAGGCCGATTTCGAGGCCACCATGAAGCTTATTGAAGACATGAACTTCGATTTGTCGTTCAGCTTTATCTACAGCCGCCGCCCGGGCACCCCCGCCTCAGACCTGCCAGACGACACCCCGGAAGAGGTGAAAAAGCAGCGCCTGCAGCGCCTGCAACACCAGATCAACCAGCAGGCGCAAATCATTGCCCGGCAGATGGTGGGCAACACCGAGCGGGTACTGGTTACCGGCGTGTCCAAGAAAGATCCGGGCCAGCTCTCGGGCCGTACGGAAAACAACCGGGTGGTGAACTTCCGCTGCGATCAGGCCGAGCTCATTGGCAAGTTTGCCGATGTCCTCATTGAGGAAGCCCTGCCCAACTCCCTGCGCGGCACGCTCATCAGCTCTGAGTTAGATGCCTAA
- a CDS encoding DUF1820 family protein: MSVNPTYKVIFYNQNQVYEVYARAIYQSEMYGFIEVEEFVFGEKSAMIVDPGEEKLKGEFAKVKRSYIPLHSIIRIDEVEKEGAAKVVDIKGGDKVAQFPFSGVPKPQSDA; the protein is encoded by the coding sequence ATGTCTGTAAACCCCACCTATAAAGTGATCTTTTACAACCAGAATCAGGTGTATGAGGTGTACGCGCGCGCCATCTACCAAAGTGAAATGTACGGTTTCATTGAGGTGGAGGAGTTCGTATTCGGTGAAAAGTCGGCCATGATCGTTGACCCGGGCGAAGAAAAGCTCAAAGGCGAGTTCGCCAAGGTCAAGCGCTCGTATATTCCGCTGCACAGCATCATTCGCATCGATGAAGTAGAAAAAGAAGGTGCAGCGAAAGTGGTGGATATCAAAGGCGGCGATAAAGTGGCCCAATTCCCCTTCAGCGGTGTGCCCAAGCCCCAGAGCGATGCCTGA
- a CDS encoding LysE family translocator, whose product MDLGLLALFIPTFFLVSISPGMCMTLALTLGMAVGVRRSMWMMAGELTGVALVALAAVLGVAALMLNYPGLFTVLRYVGGAYLLWLGWKLWHAPPPNLEAQSEAPQTRWDLALQGFTTAVSNPKGWAFMVALLPPFLRDDLPLWSQMAGLLAVIVIIEFSSLMLYASGGKHLSRFLARSGGAGWLNRIAGSLMGVVGVWLALG is encoded by the coding sequence ATGGACCTAGGTTTACTGGCGTTATTCATACCCACATTTTTTCTGGTTTCTATCTCCCCCGGCATGTGCATGACCCTGGCATTAACGCTGGGCATGGCTGTGGGTGTGCGCAGAAGTATGTGGATGATGGCCGGCGAACTCACGGGCGTGGCGTTGGTGGCCTTGGCCGCGGTGCTGGGGGTGGCGGCGTTGATGCTTAATTATCCGGGGCTGTTTACGGTGTTGCGCTATGTGGGTGGTGCCTACCTCTTGTGGTTGGGCTGGAAGCTTTGGCATGCGCCGCCCCCGAACCTTGAGGCCCAGAGTGAGGCCCCCCAAACCCGCTGGGATCTCGCCTTGCAGGGCTTCACCACCGCCGTTAGCAACCCCAAGGGCTGGGCGTTTATGGTGGCTTTGCTGCCGCCGTTTTTGCGCGACGATTTGCCCCTGTGGAGCCAGATGGCAGGCCTGTTGGCGGTTATCGTCATTATAGAATTCAGCTCGTTAATGCTCTATGCCAGCGGCGGCAAACACCTAAGCCGCTTTTTGGCGCGTTCGGGCGGTGCCGGTTGGCTGAACCGCATTGCCGGCAGCCTGATGGGCGTGGTGGGCGTTTGGTTGGCGCTTGGGTAA
- a CDS encoding mechanosensitive ion channel domain-containing protein: protein MLTTIVLIVSATLGLLLCRHLLSAGLRKLAVKQAVSELGLAFALRSINTVLFIVYGLVLLGLLGLDFSDIEVLLSSMFAVVGVAFFAQWSILSNITASSIIFFSFPYRVGDWVSVVEKDVDISGQVEDITLFHVLIRNLRGELITYPNNLILQKPVVRLKQKPLVGPSDDLTDELMPFAVGREIELTFGEQAITGRLVHKNMQRVLLESAGGEILVVPLVKLQGAIIRATQSAPALHSSDH from the coding sequence ATGTTAACCACCATTGTGCTGATTGTCAGCGCAACTCTGGGGCTGTTGCTGTGCCGTCATCTGCTGAGCGCGGGTTTGCGTAAACTGGCGGTGAAGCAGGCGGTGAGCGAGCTGGGCCTGGCTTTTGCGCTGCGCTCCATTAACACGGTGCTGTTTATCGTCTACGGTTTAGTGTTGTTGGGCCTGTTGGGGCTGGATTTCAGTGATATAGAGGTATTGCTGAGTTCCATGTTTGCCGTTGTTGGCGTGGCGTTTTTTGCCCAGTGGTCGATTTTAAGTAACATCACCGCAAGTTCCATAATCTTTTTCAGCTTTCCCTACCGCGTGGGCGACTGGGTATCGGTGGTGGAAAAAGATGTAGACATCAGCGGCCAGGTGGAAGATATCACCCTGTTTCACGTGTTAATTCGCAACCTGCGCGGGGAGCTCATCACCTACCCGAACAACCTGATATTGCAAAAACCTGTGGTGCGCCTGAAGCAGAAGCCGTTGGTGGGCCCCTCAGACGATTTAACCGATGAATTGATGCCCTTTGCCGTGGGGCGTGAAATAGAATTGACCTTTGGCGAGCAGGCCATCACTGGCCGGCTGGTTCATAAAAATATGCAGCGCGTGCTGCTGGAGTCTGCCGGGGGCGAGATCCTGGTGGTGCCCTTGGTGAAGTTACAAGGTGCGATTATTCGCGCCACTCAATCGGCGCCTGCGTTGCACTCGAGCGACCACTGA
- a CDS encoding sodium:proton antiporter produces the protein MMDPMALLVAVGLLSIACQYLAYKVKLPAILPLLVCGILLGPTLGLLNPDALFGDLLFPLVSLSVAIILFEGALTLKFEDLGGHGTMVRNLCTVGAIVTWFVATPVAHYALGMSWQMSFLFGAIVTVTGPTVIVPMLRSVRPSAKVGNILRWEGIIIDPVGALLAVLVYEYVIAVQDAWTHTLMTFGLVLAIGLGLGSIMGYFLGMVVRKNWVPHYLQNTAVLTLMLGAFAVSNALAHESGLLTVTVMGMWLANMKDVDVDDILEFKETLSVLLISALFILLAARLDFGSIIQVGWGAILVLFAIIFIARPLSVLVSSVGAGLNWREIALLSWIAPRGIVAAAVSALFALKLEELGYAEADLLVPMVFLVIITTVVLQSLTAVHVANFLGQRAPTPNGLLIFGGSKFARMFALEMMDKNIPVRIADTNWDSIRQARMDNIPTYYGNPISEHARRTMDLSATGQVLVMSPYRQLNPLVTYHFEHAMGKGSVLGLSASEQENRASHQISEAYAKKLGLFSETATYGRLAALVAKGATIKTTRISDSFTMENYGETYGARALPLCALDPNGKVFFYTISHDFKPKADWQIVSLITPETAEEKAAREAREEAARLQKEADERALQEARAREAERDNPSAPSEA, from the coding sequence ATGATGGACCCTATGGCCCTGTTGGTTGCCGTTGGCTTACTTTCCATTGCGTGCCAATACCTGGCATACAAAGTAAAGCTGCCCGCTATTTTGCCGTTGCTGGTGTGCGGTATTTTGCTGGGCCCGACCCTGGGCCTGTTAAATCCCGATGCCCTGTTTGGCGATTTGCTGTTTCCACTGGTGAGCCTGTCGGTGGCGATCATCCTGTTCGAGGGCGCGCTGACCTTGAAGTTTGAAGACCTGGGCGGCCACGGCACCATGGTGCGCAACCTGTGCACGGTGGGTGCCATCGTTACCTGGTTTGTGGCAACGCCCGTTGCGCACTACGCGCTGGGGATGTCTTGGCAGATGTCGTTTTTGTTTGGTGCCATCGTTACGGTAACCGGCCCCACGGTGATTGTGCCCATGCTGCGCTCGGTGCGGCCATCGGCAAAAGTGGGCAATATCCTGCGCTGGGAAGGCATTATTATCGATCCGGTGGGCGCGCTGTTGGCCGTACTGGTGTATGAATATGTGATTGCCGTTCAGGACGCCTGGACGCACACCCTCATGACCTTCGGCCTGGTACTGGCCATTGGCCTTGGGCTGGGCTCGATCATGGGTTACTTCCTGGGCATGGTGGTGCGCAAAAACTGGGTGCCGCACTACCTGCAAAACACCGCCGTATTAACCTTGATGCTGGGTGCGTTTGCCGTCTCTAACGCGCTGGCCCACGAGTCGGGCTTGCTCACGGTCACTGTGATGGGCATGTGGCTGGCCAACATGAAAGATGTGGATGTGGATGACATCCTGGAATTTAAAGAAACCCTGAGCGTGCTGCTGATTTCGGCGCTGTTTATTCTGCTTGCCGCACGGCTCGATTTTGGCTCCATTATTCAGGTGGGGTGGGGCGCAATATTGGTGCTGTTTGCCATTATTTTTATTGCCCGGCCTTTGTCTGTACTGGTGTCTTCTGTGGGTGCCGGGCTCAATTGGCGCGAGATTGCCTTGCTTTCCTGGATTGCCCCACGCGGCATTGTGGCGGCAGCGGTGTCTGCGCTGTTTGCCTTAAAGCTTGAAGAGCTGGGCTATGCCGAGGCCGACCTGCTGGTGCCTATGGTGTTTCTGGTGATTATCACCACCGTGGTGTTGCAGAGCTTGACCGCCGTGCACGTGGCAAACTTTTTGGGCCAGCGCGCGCCTACGCCCAACGGCTTGCTGATTTTCGGTGGCAGCAAGTTTGCACGCATGTTTGCCTTGGAAATGATGGATAAAAACATCCCCGTGCGCATTGCCGATACCAACTGGGATTCTATCCGGCAGGCGCGCATGGATAACATTCCCACCTACTACGGCAACCCCATTTCCGAACACGCACGGCGCACTATGGATTTATCGGCCACGGGCCAAGTACTGGTGATGTCGCCGTACCGCCAGCTCAACCCGTTGGTGACCTATCATTTTGAGCACGCCATGGGCAAAGGTTCGGTGTTGGGCCTGAGCGCCAGCGAGCAGGAAAATCGCGCTTCGCACCAGATATCCGAGGCCTACGCCAAAAAGTTGGGCCTGTTTTCTGAAACCGCAACTTACGGGCGCTTGGCGGCGTTGGTGGCCAAGGGTGCCACCATCAAAACCACGCGCATTTCAGATTCCTTCACCATGGAGAACTATGGCGAAACCTACGGTGCCCGCGCGCTGCCTTTGTGCGCGCTAGACCCGAACGGCAAGGTGTTTTTCTACACAATTTCACACGATTTCAAGCCCAAGGCCGATTGGCAAATTGTGAGCCTCATTACCCCTGAAACTGCGGAAGAAAAGGCCGCACGCGAGGCCCGTGAAGAAGCTGCCCGCCTGCAAAAAGAAGCCGACGAGCGTGCACTGCAGGAAGCCCGTGCCCGTGAAGCCGAGCGCGATAATCCGTCTGCGCCCAGTGAAGCCTGA
- the nhaA gene encoding Na+/H+ antiporter NhaA yields MSQSFSAMFHRFIKKDTSAGIVLIVATVLALVFKNSFLAEWYNLFLRTPVEVQFGALEIAKPLLLWINDGLMAVFFLLIGLEVKRELMEGNLSSVSQMTLPGIAAIGGMLVPALCYVYVNSGDEVAMRGWAIPTATDIAFALGILMLLGNRVPLTLKVFLMALAIIDDLGAIVIIALFYTTDLSTLSIWVASIALLVLFAMNRLGVFRRAAYVIVGVVLWVSVLKSGVHATLAGVALAFMIPLKATNDVGEQFSPSKKMEHDLHYWVSFFILPLFAFCNAGIDLRGISVDQLSAGAPLGIIFGLFIGKQLGVFGFSWLAIKCKIAEMPKGANWVSLYGVGLLTGVGFTMSLFVNSLAFEDDQLFQGADRLAVLVGSLLSGVMGYLVLRFGVKSDESSSDVIYLPSSVGSLMESLTQSAAWFKDQVPGLPPEKPEHKLPEEPFDPDKK; encoded by the coding sequence ATGTCCCAGTCCTTTAGTGCGATGTTTCATCGCTTCATCAAAAAAGATACCTCGGCCGGTATTGTGCTGATTGTGGCCACCGTGCTTGCGCTGGTATTTAAAAATTCCTTTCTGGCCGAATGGTACAACCTGTTTTTACGCACGCCAGTTGAGGTGCAATTTGGCGCATTGGAAATTGCCAAGCCATTGTTACTTTGGATTAACGATGGCCTGATGGCGGTGTTCTTTTTGTTGATCGGGCTGGAAGTGAAGCGCGAGCTGATGGAGGGCAATTTAAGCTCGGTTTCGCAAATGACCTTGCCGGGTATAGCCGCCATTGGCGGTATGTTGGTGCCGGCGCTGTGTTACGTGTATGTAAACAGTGGTGATGAGGTTGCCATGCGTGGCTGGGCCATTCCCACCGCCACAGACATCGCCTTCGCCCTGGGCATTCTCATGTTGCTGGGCAACCGCGTGCCGCTTACGCTGAAGGTGTTTTTGATGGCCCTGGCCATTATTGATGACCTGGGCGCCATTGTGATTATTGCGCTGTTTTACACAACAGATTTATCTACGCTTTCTATTTGGGTGGCCAGTATTGCGCTGTTAGTGTTGTTTGCCATGAACAGGCTGGGCGTATTCAGGCGTGCAGCCTATGTGATTGTGGGTGTGGTGCTGTGGGTGAGCGTGCTCAAATCCGGTGTGCACGCAACGCTTGCCGGTGTGGCGCTGGCGTTTATGATTCCACTAAAAGCCACCAACGATGTGGGTGAGCAGTTTTCACCGTCGAAAAAAATGGAGCACGACCTGCACTACTGGGTGAGCTTTTTTATTCTGCCGCTGTTTGCGTTTTGTAACGCCGGTATTGATTTGCGCGGTATTTCGGTAGACCAGCTTTCAGCCGGTGCACCACTGGGTATTATTTTCGGGTTGTTCATTGGCAAGCAGTTAGGTGTGTTTGGCTTTAGCTGGCTGGCCATTAAATGCAAGATTGCCGAAATGCCCAAGGGCGCCAACTGGGTATCGCTCTACGGCGTGGGCCTGCTCACCGGTGTGGGCTTTACCATGAGTTTGTTTGTTAACTCACTGGCCTTTGAAGATGATCAACTGTTTCAGGGTGCTGATCGCCTGGCTGTGCTGGTTGGCTCACTGCTCTCTGGTGTGATGGGGTATTTGGTGTTGCGTTTTGGTGTGAAATCCGATGAGTCGTCGAGCGACGTTATTTACCTGCCGTCTTCGGTGGGCTCGCTGATGGAGTCTCTCACCCAATCGGCGGCGTGGTTTAAAGATCAGGTACCGGGCCTGCCACCGGAAAAGCCCGAGCACAAGTTGCCCGAAGAGCCCTTTGATCCCGATAAGAAATAA
- a CDS encoding aminotransferase class I/II-fold pyridoxal phosphate-dependent enzyme yields the protein MNLENASHEQLRQWEAQLSADYEAIVARKLSLDLTRGKPSAEQLSLADALDGILKGNYKSADGTDTRNYGGGDGLPEARALGAAILGTSQAETLAQGNSSLTLMFQCLLNAVQFGFNGPDSAWGKQGKMTFICPVPGYDRHFTLCEQLGIDMVTVPMGTDGPDMDRVEALIQQDPSIRGIWCVPKYSNPTGVIYSDAVVSRIAQLGKLAQPGFKIFWDNAYAVHDLGEPQPLANIMDACKAAGTEDTILQFASTSKITHAGAGIAFVAMSEQNLKSFRAFLGAQSIGPDKVNQLRHMRLIANADQLATHMQAHAAILQPRFDAVLTALDSAFTGSDLGQWETPAGGYFVSFDTRPGCAKAVVKLAADAGVKLTPAGATFPYGKDPQDANIRIAPSVPSVAEVVGAMEVFVTCVKLASVRQKLAS from the coding sequence TTGAACCTAGAAAACGCCAGTCACGAACAACTTCGCCAGTGGGAAGCCCAACTCAGCGCCGATTACGAGGCCATTGTGGCCCGCAAGCTCAGCCTGGATCTCACGCGCGGCAAGCCCTCAGCCGAGCAGCTCAGCCTTGCTGATGCACTCGACGGTATTTTGAAAGGCAACTACAAAAGCGCAGACGGCACAGACACGCGCAACTACGGCGGCGGCGATGGCCTGCCAGAGGCGCGTGCACTGGGCGCGGCCATTCTGGGCACAAGCCAGGCCGAAACCCTGGCGCAGGGCAACTCCAGCCTCACACTGATGTTCCAATGCCTGCTGAACGCCGTGCAATTCGGTTTTAACGGGCCAGACAGCGCCTGGGGCAAGCAAGGCAAGATGACATTTATCTGCCCGGTACCCGGCTACGACCGCCACTTTACCCTGTGTGAGCAATTGGGCATTGATATGGTCACTGTGCCCATGGGTACCGACGGCCCCGATATGGACCGCGTTGAAGCACTCATCCAGCAAGACCCGAGCATTCGCGGCATCTGGTGCGTGCCCAAGTATTCCAACCCCACTGGCGTGATTTACAGCGACGCCGTAGTCAGCCGCATTGCGCAATTGGGCAAGCTCGCCCAGCCCGGCTTCAAAATATTTTGGGATAACGCCTATGCTGTGCACGATTTGGGCGAGCCACAGCCACTGGCCAACATCATGGATGCCTGCAAGGCGGCCGGCACTGAAGACACCATCTTGCAGTTCGCCTCAACCTCCAAGATCACCCACGCAGGCGCAGGCATTGCCTTTGTGGCCATGAGCGAGCAAAACCTCAAGAGCTTCCGCGCCTTCCTGGGCGCCCAGAGTATCGGCCCCGATAAGGTCAACCAGCTGCGCCACATGCGGTTAATTGCCAATGCAGATCAACTGGCCACTCACATGCAGGCCCATGCCGCCATATTGCAACCGCGTTTTGACGCGGTATTAACTGCACTGGACAGTGCCTTTACCGGTAGCGATTTAGGCCAGTGGGAAACGCCTGCAGGCGGCTACTTCGTCTCATTCGACACCCGCCCGGGCTGCGCGAAAGCGGTGGTGAAACTTGCGGCAGATGCAGGCGTAAAATTAACGCCCGCCGGGGCCACCTTCCCCTACGGCAAAGACCCGCAAGATGCCAACATCCGCATCGCACCTTCAGTGCCAAGCGTTGCCGAAGTGGTGGGCGCCATGGAAGTGTTTGTAACCTGCGTAAAACTGGCCTCTGTTCGCCAAAAACTTGCAAGTTAA
- a CDS encoding TetR/AcrR family transcriptional regulator yields MKKATRGRSEEKRQQIIAAASHLFTEQGYLSTSMDQVAEAAGVSKQTVYSHFGTKDDLFRFCVEDRCIANAMHEGVFNDDAPLREVLIHFAQHFQELIQSREAIQLCRLCATNAELHPEISQMFFAAGPARVEETLQGFLARKTQQGQLECDNIAMAAEQLLSLFKTHDHFKAMIGLPTENSAEQLQHYLERSVDMFLGFYGNTQ; encoded by the coding sequence GTGAAAAAGGCCACCCGTGGCCGCAGTGAAGAAAAGCGCCAGCAAATCATTGCTGCAGCCAGCCATTTGTTTACCGAACAAGGCTATTTGAGTACCAGTATGGATCAAGTGGCCGAGGCTGCCGGGGTATCCAAACAAACGGTGTATAGCCACTTCGGCACCAAAGACGACCTGTTTCGCTTTTGCGTGGAAGACCGCTGCATTGCCAATGCCATGCACGAAGGCGTGTTTAACGATGACGCCCCCCTGCGCGAGGTGCTCATACACTTTGCCCAACATTTTCAGGAGCTGATTCAAAGCCGCGAGGCCATTCAGCTGTGCAGGCTCTGTGCTACCAATGCCGAACTGCACCCGGAAATTTCGCAAATGTTCTTTGCCGCAGGCCCGGCCCGTGTTGAGGAAACCCTGCAAGGCTTTTTGGCCCGTAAAACCCAACAAGGCCAACTTGAGTGCGACAACATTGCCATGGCCGCTGAACAGCTGCTGAGCCTGTTTAAAACCCACGATCACTTCAAAGCCATGATCGGCCTGCCCACCGAAAATAGCGCCGAACAGTTACAGCACTATCTTGAGCGCTCGGTTGACATGTTCCTCGGATTTTACGGCAACACCCAATAA